The following nucleotide sequence is from Staphylococcus chromogenes.
CCTCATCATTTGTATCTGCGACGATTGCATTTAAACATACAATGATATAGGGTTCATCTAGATATGCCGAAGGTTCAAAGAGTTCTCTATATATCGCAAGCGCTTCTTTCATTTGTTGAGGTGCGAAATGTCCTGCAAAGACATAGGGTAAACCCTGACGTGCAGCCACATGAGCAGAATCAGTTGAGGAACCCAATACATATAAAGGCACCTTTTTATTTATTGCAGGTATCGCTTTGACATATCCTTGATTGGTTTCAGGTCCAAAATATTGTTGAAGCTGTTTTATTTCTTCTGGAAATTGATAGACTCCATCGTGTTTATCTCTTCTTAAAGCATTCGCTGTAGCCATATCAGTCCCTGGAGCACGACCTAAACCCAAATCTACACGATCTCCATATAATAAGTTTAAAGTTCCAAATTGTTCAGCAACCACAAGGGGAGCATGATTTGGAAGCATGATACCTCCTGACCCAATGCGCATTTGTTTCGTAGCGTTTAAACAATGTTGAATTAATACTACCGTCGCTGAACTGACTAAATTTGGAGCATTGTGATGTTCAGCAATCCAATATCTTTCGAAGTTTAAAGATTCTAAGTGTTGCGCGAGCGAAGTCATCTGTTGGACAGCCTCTTTTTCAGTTGACCCTTCACGTATAGGTACTAAATTTAACGCTGAATACTGTAACTGTTTTGACATGATAACACTTCCTTTAAATTCACTATATCAAAACACATCCGTAATACACATTAATGTGCTTATAATTCTAATTTTTGTAAAAATTCCTCTTTTCTATAGAAAGTGATATGCTTAAATTAAGCTTAAAACTGCACATAGATTCCTAGTGTGAGGCACTAGAAATTTAATGGTACAAGTGCTAAAATAGGAACATTGAAATTGAGAAAGGAATGTCGAATGATGGGTGTATATGCTGATTACGCTGCGACGACGCCAGTAAAGCCAGAAGTTGTAGAAGCAATGACAAATATATATCAAACACATTACGGAAACCCTTCGTCTATACATACGCAAGGCCGTGATGCTAGACGTTTTTTAGATGAAGCAAGACGTACAGTGGCGCAATGCCTTAATGCGAATCCTAACGAAATTATTTTTACAAGTGGTGCGACTGAATCTAATAATACCGCAATTAAAGGGATGGCTTATGCTAATATTTCTAAAGGAAAGCATCTGATTACAACTAAAATTGAACATCATTCTGTCTTACATGTCTTTGAATTTTTAGAATCTCAAGGATTTGAAGTGACTTACTTAAATGTAAATGAAGAGGGTCTTGTAGATTTAGATGCACTCAAAGAGGCAATGCGACCTGATACAACTTTAGTTTCAATTATGTTAGTGAACAACGAAGTAGGCACTGTCCAACAAGTTTATGATATACAGGAAATTTTGAGTGACTATTCAGCGTTATTTCATATGGATGCAGTACAAGCTATTGGTCATTTACCTGTTGATGTCAAAGATTTACAAGTAGATGCCTTAAGCTTAACAGCACATAAATTTGGTGGCCCTAAAGGAGTAGGCGCATTATATGTCAAAAATGGGACACAAATCCAATATACACAAATGGGTGGAGAACAAGAAACAAAGCGACGCGCGGGTACTGAAAATGTTGCACAGATTGTAGGCTTAGCGACTGCAATGAAGTTGGCTGAAAACAACCGAGATGA
It contains:
- a CDS encoding LLM class flavin-dependent oxidoreductase — translated: MSKQLQYSALNLVPIREGSTEKEAVQQMTSLAQHLESLNFERYWIAEHHNAPNLVSSATVVLIQHCLNATKQMRIGSGGIMLPNHAPLVVAEQFGTLNLLYGDRVDLGLGRAPGTDMATANALRRDKHDGVYQFPEEIKQLQQYFGPETNQGYVKAIPAINKKVPLYVLGSSTDSAHVAARQGLPYVFAGHFAPQQMKEALAIYRELFEPSAYLDEPYIIVCLNAIVADTNDEAMYLATTQAQVFASILNGRMQKMQPPVDSLDTILSPREVAMATHRINDSLVGDKKTVKHKINDFIQFYGEINEIMAVSYIYDEQLQHRSYQYLQEVIQQINTTT
- a CDS encoding cysteine desulfurase family protein; translation: MGVYADYAATTPVKPEVVEAMTNIYQTHYGNPSSIHTQGRDARRFLDEARRTVAQCLNANPNEIIFTSGATESNNTAIKGMAYANISKGKHLITTKIEHHSVLHVFEFLESQGFEVTYLNVNEEGLVDLDALKEAMRPDTTLVSIMLVNNEVGTVQQVYDIQEILSDYSALFHMDAVQAIGHLPVDVKDLQVDALSLTAHKFGGPKGVGALYVKNGTQIQYTQMGGEQETKRRAGTENVAQIVGLATAMKLAENNRDENQIYITRLKEILLVNLQERAIPFEYNGSMIESSNHIVNLYFPFVDVETLLTLLDIAGVYVSSGSACTAGSTIPSHVLSAMYGEENPKVNHSIRISLNENVTEREIQTIVVELQKIYLKFKEESL